A region of Desulfolithobacter dissulfuricans DNA encodes the following proteins:
- a CDS encoding response regulator, producing the protein MGKSGTGLGLTIVWNTVQDHGGDITVESNENGTTFTLYFPATRAKAGPRKEESADDSLRGNGNQILVVDDEAQQRDIAGQLLESLGYRVLTASSGEEALTVIEEQDVDLVLLDMIMDPGMNGRQCYEQMLSRKPDLKAVIASGFSESEEVKKALALGASAFIRKPYTMMQLGKVIRTALKSRTTA; encoded by the coding sequence ATGGGAAAAAGCGGCACCGGCCTGGGGCTGACCATTGTCTGGAACACGGTCCAGGACCATGGCGGCGACATCACGGTGGAGAGCAATGAAAACGGGACCACCTTCACCCTCTACTTTCCCGCCACCAGGGCCAAGGCCGGACCGCGCAAGGAGGAATCGGCCGACGACAGCCTGCGGGGAAACGGAAACCAGATCCTGGTGGTCGATGATGAGGCGCAGCAGCGTGACATCGCCGGCCAACTGCTGGAATCCCTTGGCTACAGGGTGCTGACCGCCAGTTCCGGCGAAGAGGCGCTGACTGTGATCGAAGAACAGGATGTCGACCTGGTACTGCTGGATATGATCATGGATCCGGGAATGAACGGCCGCCAGTGCTACGAACAGATGCTCAGCCGCAAACCGGACCTCAAGGCGGTCATAGCCAGTGGTTTCTCGGAAAGTGAAGAGGTGAAAAAGGCCCTGGCCCTGGGCGCGTCCGCCTTTATCCGCAAGCCCTATACCATGATGCAGCTGGGCAAGGTGATCCGCACGGCCCTGAAAAGCCGAACCACGGCCTGA
- a CDS encoding transporter substrate-binding domain-containing protein yields MYRSGPAFCRLLLFILVLFIFQCPCYSGTDDTRSYHGTYSTDSPDPVLFSLTPEEQQYLAAKKRITMCIDPDWMPLEKIENGQHIGMTAEYMDIFSRILDIPIVMIPTVDWMESIAYAKERKCDIFSLAMPTPERETYMNFTRPYLNIPLVMAAKYDTPFIDDISTITDKKIGIVRGYAFNELLRKRYPKMQIIDVDSVSDGLKRVVEGKIFGFIGTLATVGYTIQKDFVGELKVSGKFDERWQLGIAARNDEPLLVNIFDKAIASIDPATHQKILNDWIAVRFEQGRDYRQLWRFTPLVLAAVLVLLYRTYDLGKYNRKLEQQNREIRNQAEKLRQAEQQLLFTQHAVETCVFPIVWIKNSPVLEETSIIHANRAAATMLGYSPDELSGLSVADIDAEISQERWEQELQGMKESAFYTLTTTCLRKDGSTFPAELYLNYFEYENEAYHFAFFMDVSRQLEMEEKLHRSMKMEAVGLMAGGVAHDLNNILSGIVSYPELLLLKLPKDSELRAPLALIRDSGLRAAEVVADMLTVTRGAAASRETVNINYLIQEQLDSPEFKQIVEDLDDLTCQTVLDPDLLNISCSPIHIRKSLLNLLVNAVEAVNGRGTVTVSTANCYIERPVAENQYMKRGEYVLLSVADDGPGISPKTRNTSLSRSTARR; encoded by the coding sequence GTGTACCGATCCGGACCGGCATTCTGCCGTTTACTGCTGTTCATACTGGTGCTGTTTATCTTTCAGTGCCCCTGTTATTCCGGGACCGATGACACCCGGTCATACCACGGAACCTACTCCACGGATTCTCCAGATCCGGTGCTTTTCTCCCTGACCCCGGAAGAACAACAATACCTGGCTGCCAAGAAGCGGATCACCATGTGTATCGATCCTGACTGGATGCCGCTTGAGAAAATCGAAAATGGCCAGCATATCGGCATGACGGCCGAGTACATGGATATCTTCTCCAGGATCCTCGACATCCCCATCGTCATGATCCCCACCGTGGACTGGATGGAGTCCATCGCCTATGCCAAGGAGCGCAAATGCGACATCTTCTCCCTGGCCATGCCCACGCCGGAGCGGGAGACCTACATGAATTTCACCCGGCCCTATCTCAATATCCCGCTGGTCATGGCCGCCAAGTACGACACCCCCTTTATTGACGACATCTCCACCATCACCGATAAAAAAATTGGCATTGTCCGGGGCTATGCCTTCAACGAACTGCTGCGCAAGCGGTACCCGAAGATGCAGATCATCGACGTGGATTCGGTCTCGGATGGTCTCAAACGGGTGGTGGAAGGCAAGATTTTCGGTTTCATCGGCACCCTGGCCACGGTGGGCTACACCATCCAGAAGGATTTTGTCGGTGAGCTCAAGGTGTCGGGCAAATTCGACGAGCGGTGGCAGCTTGGTATCGCTGCCCGCAACGACGAACCCCTGCTGGTCAACATCTTCGACAAGGCCATTGCCTCCATCGACCCGGCGACCCACCAGAAGATCCTCAACGACTGGATCGCCGTCCGATTCGAACAGGGCAGGGACTACAGGCAGCTGTGGCGCTTTACCCCCCTGGTCCTGGCCGCGGTTCTGGTCCTGCTCTACCGGACCTATGATCTGGGCAAATACAACCGCAAACTGGAACAGCAGAACCGGGAAATCCGCAACCAGGCGGAAAAACTGCGCCAGGCCGAACAGCAGCTCCTCTTCACCCAGCACGCCGTGGAGACCTGCGTCTTTCCCATTGTCTGGATCAAAAACTCACCAGTACTCGAAGAGACATCCATCATCCATGCCAACCGGGCGGCCGCGACCATGCTGGGCTACAGCCCCGACGAACTCTCCGGGTTGTCGGTGGCGGATATCGATGCCGAGATTTCCCAGGAGCGCTGGGAACAGGAACTGCAGGGGATGAAGGAAAGCGCCTTCTACACCCTGACCACCACCTGCCTGCGCAAGGACGGGTCCACCTTTCCGGCCGAACTCTACCTCAACTATTTTGAATACGAAAACGAGGCCTATCATTTCGCCTTTTTCATGGATGTCAGCCGTCAGCTGGAGATGGAGGAAAAACTGCACCGCTCCATGAAAATGGAGGCCGTCGGCCTGATGGCCGGCGGGGTGGCCCATGACCTGAACAACATCCTCTCCGGCATTGTCAGCTACCCGGAACTGCTACTTCTCAAACTGCCCAAGGACAGTGAGCTGCGCGCTCCGCTGGCCTTGATTCGTGACTCCGGCCTGCGGGCCGCCGAAGTGGTGGCGGACATGCTCACCGTGACCCGTGGAGCGGCGGCGTCCAGGGAAACTGTCAACATAAATTACCTGATCCAGGAACAGCTGGACTCGCCGGAATTCAAACAGATCGTCGAGGACCTGGACGACCTGACCTGCCAAACCGTGCTGGACCCGGACCTGCTCAACATTTCCTGTTCGCCCATTCATATCCGCAAATCGCTCCTGAACCTGCTGGTCAACGCGGTGGAGGCAGTCAATGGCCGGGGCACCGTCACGGTGAGCACTGCCAATTGCTACATCGAACGGCCAGTGGCGGAAAATCAGTACATGAAGCGGGGTGAATATGTCCTGCTCTCGGTGGCCGATGACGGTCCGGGCATTTCCCCGAAGACCAGAAACACATCTTTGAGCCGTTCTACAGCAAGAAGGTGA